The proteins below are encoded in one region of Ammoniphilus sp. CFH 90114:
- a CDS encoding methylmalonyl-CoA mutase family protein: protein MSQMEMPTFEEFAIPTYEQWRQAAEKALKGASFDQLLVKPTYEGIQTQPIYRQEDIKNLMFAHSLPGMAPFVRGTNALGYLTHPWEVAQEMRVADPKDFNTQARYDLERGQTMLNIVLDRPTWLGQNPDLADVQDVMVVGLSLFTLDDLDIALEGIDLENTPLYINAGPSALSMIALVVAHMQKRNIQQSRLRGCIGADPIAILAEEGHSPYPLEKLYDSMAQTVQWAQEYAPGLQTVIVSGHPYHHGGGNAVQELAFALATGVEYLRELQERDIDINIAARHIRFEFSIGSHLFMEMAKLRAARMLWSNIIQAFGGNEDAQKMIIHARTSKWNKTIHDPYVNMLRGTAEAFSGIIGGVDSLHVAPFDETIREADDFSRRISRNIQHILSSEAHLGRVIDPAGGSWYVEALTDAVAQKAWELFQSVEEEGGMRKSLEKGGPQQKVQEVLHQRQANLASRKDKIVGTNMYAHLEEPILAKQAIDYLTRSKERVQSAHEYRQGRQALALPHRPLSIGEAVDLFLKGVTIGEISQNLVGELGRHQPQVQPIRAVRAAEPFEALRAASAQFKQKTGALPQVFLANMGSVAQHKARTDFSIGFFEVGGFQVLANKRFDQVDEAVQSALDSGATVTVICSSDELYPQVVPMIAKQLKEKSSAMTVIVAGKPTAEWAETFIQAGVDEFIHTGSNCYDLLFELQQKKGISR from the coding sequence ATGAGTCAGATGGAAATGCCAACCTTTGAAGAATTCGCCATCCCTACGTATGAACAGTGGCGTCAAGCCGCGGAAAAGGCCCTTAAGGGCGCTTCTTTTGATCAACTGCTTGTAAAACCAACCTATGAAGGCATCCAGACCCAACCCATTTATCGGCAAGAAGACATCAAAAACCTCATGTTTGCCCATAGCCTTCCAGGAATGGCTCCGTTTGTAAGAGGGACAAATGCCCTTGGATATTTGACTCATCCGTGGGAAGTTGCCCAAGAGATGAGAGTTGCTGATCCCAAAGACTTCAACACTCAAGCCCGATATGACTTAGAGCGCGGCCAAACGATGTTAAATATCGTGCTTGATCGACCTACATGGTTAGGCCAGAATCCGGACCTTGCCGATGTTCAAGATGTGATGGTCGTAGGATTATCCCTGTTTACGCTTGATGATCTTGACATCGCTCTAGAAGGTATCGATTTAGAAAACACTCCTTTGTATATAAACGCAGGTCCTTCTGCTTTATCTATGATCGCTTTAGTCGTTGCTCATATGCAAAAAAGAAATATACAACAAAGCCGTCTTCGTGGATGCATTGGTGCGGACCCGATAGCCATCTTAGCTGAGGAAGGTCATTCTCCCTATCCGTTAGAGAAGTTATATGACTCTATGGCCCAAACGGTACAATGGGCACAAGAATATGCTCCAGGGCTGCAAACGGTGATCGTTTCGGGTCATCCCTACCATCATGGCGGGGGCAACGCTGTTCAAGAACTCGCTTTTGCCTTAGCTACCGGAGTGGAGTATCTACGGGAATTACAAGAACGAGATATAGATATTAACATCGCTGCTAGACACATCCGTTTTGAGTTTTCCATTGGCTCTCATCTATTCATGGAAATGGCAAAATTACGCGCAGCTAGAATGTTGTGGTCAAACATTATTCAAGCCTTCGGCGGTAACGAAGACGCTCAAAAAATGATCATCCATGCACGAACCTCGAAGTGGAACAAAACCATCCATGATCCTTATGTCAATATGCTGCGCGGGACTGCCGAGGCCTTCTCAGGCATTATAGGCGGTGTCGACAGCCTGCACGTGGCTCCTTTCGACGAGACGATTCGGGAGGCGGATGACTTCTCGAGAAGGATCTCTCGCAACATCCAACACATCCTCAGCAGCGAAGCACACTTGGGCAGAGTTATTGATCCTGCAGGTGGATCTTGGTATGTTGAAGCCTTAACCGATGCGGTGGCGCAGAAGGCTTGGGAACTCTTTCAGTCGGTGGAAGAGGAAGGCGGCATGCGGAAGAGTTTAGAGAAGGGCGGGCCACAGCAGAAGGTACAAGAGGTACTTCATCAGCGCCAAGCGAATCTAGCGAGTAGAAAAGATAAAATTGTAGGAACGAACATGTATGCTCATCTCGAAGAACCGATCCTAGCGAAACAGGCCATCGACTACCTTACGAGAAGCAAGGAGAGAGTACAGTCTGCCCATGAATACCGACAAGGACGACAGGCTCTTGCCCTCCCGCATCGCCCCCTTAGTATAGGGGAGGCGGTGGATCTTTTCCTTAAAGGAGTCACCATCGGAGAAATTTCTCAGAACCTAGTTGGAGAGCTCGGTAGGCATCAGCCACAGGTACAACCGATTCGAGCAGTGCGGGCGGCCGAACCTTTTGAAGCCCTGCGTGCGGCTTCTGCTCAATTCAAACAAAAAACGGGTGCACTTCCTCAGGTCTTTTTGGCCAATATGGGTTCAGTAGCTCAGCACAAGGCAAGAACCGATTTCTCCATAGGTTTCTTTGAAGTCGGCGGATTCCAAGTGCTAGCAAACAAGCGATTTGACCAGGTAGACGAAGCGGTTCAATCCGCCTTGGATTCCGGGGCAACGGTCACCGTGATCTGCTCATCGGATGAACTTTATCCACAAGTCGTTCCGATGATCGCCAAGCAGCTTAAAGAGAAATCTTCTGCGATGACCGTTATAGTTGCCGGAAAACCGACAGCCGAATGGGCGGAAACGTTCATCCAGGCAGGTGTAGATGAATTTATCCATACAGGGTCGAACTGCTACGACTTGCTCTTTGAACTTCAGCAAAAGAAAGGAATTTCGCGATGA
- the accB gene encoding acetyl-CoA carboxylase biotin carboxyl carrier protein, whose translation MLKMYEIRELFKLVDQSSLQEFEYKAEDTRLRFKKAVPTQVNSDMTTHQQVLPTAPAPSVVPPISQTPKTSQPPVVTKNEIMEATPNQPKPKAEETLQKIVSPMVGTFYRAPSTDAAPYVQPGVKVEKTTVVCILEAMKLFNEIEADMSGEIVEVLVENGQFVELGQPLFTVRTIGL comes from the coding sequence ATGCTAAAGATGTATGAAATTCGCGAACTATTCAAGTTAGTAGATCAATCTAGCCTTCAAGAATTCGAATACAAGGCGGAGGATACAAGACTCCGATTCAAGAAAGCAGTTCCAACACAAGTGAATTCGGATATGACCACTCACCAACAAGTCTTGCCAACAGCTCCAGCACCATCCGTTGTGCCGCCTATTTCCCAAACACCTAAAACTTCACAGCCCCCTGTGGTAACAAAGAACGAGATCATGGAGGCCACCCCTAATCAACCCAAACCGAAGGCAGAGGAAACTCTTCAAAAGATTGTTTCACCTATGGTCGGAACCTTTTACCGTGCCCCGTCTACTGATGCCGCACCTTATGTCCAACCAGGAGTCAAAGTAGAGAAGACAACCGTTGTCTGTATTCTAGAAGCGATGAAGCTGTTTAACGAGATTGAGGCAGACATGTCAGGTGAAATCGTCGAAGTACTCGTCGAAAACGGACAATTTGTGGAACTTGGACAACCGCTCTTTACGGTAAGAACGATAGGATTGTAG
- a CDS encoding TetR/AcrR family transcriptional regulator, with translation MAEKSIRDRIIETSLRLFEAHGYHRVTVDQIVKESATSKGGFYHNFKSKDELLYTIHDHFISYVLEKGQEAYELWNTPTERLHAIIKSFVMMIDLYKSEVTVFYQESSYLAPEYYREIEMKRDRYKELMFQVIQEGMECGEFRKELPVPIISMAIFGMVNWIYKWYQKNGRYTIEEIANIYADIILHSALTTEAKNNPIFQRFFLQEIDRDLAPLTKDFF, from the coding sequence ATGGCAGAAAAGTCGATTCGCGACCGTATCATCGAAACATCCCTACGCTTATTTGAAGCTCATGGCTATCATCGGGTAACCGTTGACCAGATTGTCAAGGAGAGCGCCACCTCCAAGGGCGGTTTTTATCACAACTTCAAGTCGAAGGACGAACTCCTGTACACGATTCATGACCACTTTATCTCTTATGTTCTGGAGAAGGGGCAAGAAGCATACGAATTATGGAATACACCTACGGAACGTCTTCATGCCATCATTAAGTCTTTTGTTATGATGATTGATTTGTACAAGTCAGAAGTCACCGTCTTTTACCAGGAGAGCTCGTATCTTGCACCGGAGTATTATAGGGAGATTGAGATGAAGCGGGACCGCTACAAGGAATTAATGTTTCAGGTTATTCAGGAAGGAATGGAGTGTGGAGAATTCCGCAAGGAACTTCCTGTTCCTATCATATCCATGGCCATATTCGGGATGGTCAACTGGATCTATAAGTGGTACCAGAAGAACGGACGCTATACGATTGAAGAGATAGCGAACATCTATGCAGATATTATTCTTCATTCTGCTTTAACGACTGAAGCGAAGAACAATCCTATTTTCCAACGTTTCTTTCTTCAAGAAATAGATCGAGACCTTGCTCCTTTAACGAAGGACTTTTTTTAA
- the ilvA gene encoding threonine ammonia-lyase IlvA translates to MNKVVKIEDIIVANHILKDVIHKTPLQKNQILSDRYDCHVYLKREDLQVVRSFKIRGAYNLIRSLGESELARGVVCASAGNHAQGVAFSCRHLQINGKIFMPSTTPRQKVSQVKLFGGPYVEIILTGDTFDDSFSEAMKYCNEQGMAFIHPFDDAQVIAGQGTVGLEIMNDIEEPIDYVFVGIGGGGLASGVGTYIKGISPTTKMIGVEPLGAASMKESLANNDVVTLQDIDKFVDGAAVKQVGHLTMEMCKDLLDDIIAVPEGKVCTTILELYNENAIVAEPAGALSIAALDLYRDQIKGKTVVCTISGGNNDIDRMQEIKERSLIYEGLKHYFVVNFPQRAGALREFLDGVLGENDDITRFEYTKKNNKDNGPALVGIELKHKEDYEPLIERMIAHGIHYVEINKDPNLFNLLI, encoded by the coding sequence ATGAATAAAGTCGTAAAAATTGAAGACATCATCGTAGCCAATCACATCCTTAAGGATGTGATTCACAAAACTCCACTTCAGAAGAATCAGATCCTGTCGGATCGCTATGATTGCCATGTGTACTTGAAAAGAGAGGACCTACAAGTCGTCCGTTCTTTTAAAATAAGAGGAGCCTATAATCTTATTCGCAGCCTCGGTGAATCAGAGCTTGCGCGTGGGGTTGTCTGTGCAAGTGCAGGAAACCATGCCCAGGGTGTTGCTTTTTCTTGTAGACACTTACAAATTAACGGAAAGATCTTCATGCCTTCCACAACTCCGAGGCAGAAGGTATCCCAAGTGAAATTGTTTGGCGGACCTTATGTTGAAATCATTTTAACTGGTGACACCTTTGATGACTCCTTTTCAGAAGCTATGAAATATTGCAATGAACAGGGTATGGCCTTTATTCATCCTTTTGATGATGCACAAGTCATTGCTGGTCAAGGAACGGTTGGACTCGAGATTATGAACGACATCGAAGAGCCCATTGATTATGTGTTTGTTGGGATTGGTGGAGGAGGACTCGCTTCTGGAGTCGGAACTTATATTAAAGGAATTAGCCCCACAACGAAGATGATCGGAGTCGAACCTCTAGGAGCGGCTTCCATGAAGGAGTCTCTAGCCAACAACGACGTCGTGACGCTTCAAGATATTGATAAATTTGTAGATGGAGCGGCGGTTAAACAAGTAGGTCACTTAACCATGGAGATGTGTAAAGACCTGCTTGACGATATCATCGCTGTACCTGAAGGAAAAGTATGTACAACCATTCTTGAGCTTTATAACGAAAATGCCATCGTAGCGGAACCCGCAGGGGCTCTTTCCATTGCAGCCCTGGATCTTTACCGGGATCAGATTAAAGGAAAGACCGTTGTCTGCACCATCAGCGGAGGAAATAATGACATTGATCGGATGCAAGAAATCAAAGAGCGGTCCTTGATTTATGAAGGTCTAAAGCATTATTTTGTCGTGAATTTCCCTCAACGTGCTGGAGCCTTAAGGGAGTTCCTAGACGGCGTATTAGGGGAGAATGATGACATTACCCGATTCGAGTACACCAAGAAGAATAATAAAGACAATGGTCCAGCTCTTGTAGGAATTGAGCTTAAGCATAAAGAAGATTATGAGCCGTTAATTGAACGAATGATTGCTCACGGCATTCACTATGTAGAAATTAATAAAGATCCTAATCTGTTTAACTTATTAATTTAA
- a CDS encoding Cof-type HAD-IIB family hydrolase has protein sequence MNNKIQMIAIDIDGTLLDDNYRWDSETRDLLLELQSTHIPVMLCTGRPLKATKQIAREMGIESYLISDNGAVVHHLASKENLSVKEVAVQRYPKMLHILEKTGAHLDLTSLEEMYTKPHNQTVAELYQKYRVSPLIVEDMREIDDSIVKATLFDSPERIEAIMKDLPEQLKAYPVQCFQSGPTFIDIMHQESSKGNALHFMSHHLGISPESVMAIGNYYNDLDMIRYAGIGVAMGNAPEDIKEAANFVTDTNNRQGVKKAIEHFWR, from the coding sequence ATGAACAACAAGATACAGATGATTGCGATCGATATCGATGGTACACTACTAGATGATAACTATCGTTGGGACTCTGAGACGAGAGATTTATTACTAGAGCTGCAATCCACGCATATTCCTGTCATGCTCTGTACCGGGAGACCTCTAAAAGCGACGAAACAGATCGCTAGGGAGATGGGGATAGAGTCTTATTTGATTTCAGACAATGGTGCGGTTGTTCATCACCTCGCAAGTAAAGAGAACCTTTCCGTCAAAGAAGTTGCGGTTCAGCGCTATCCTAAGATGCTGCACATTCTAGAGAAAACAGGCGCCCATCTCGATTTAACCTCTCTAGAGGAGATGTATACGAAACCGCATAATCAAACCGTTGCTGAACTCTACCAAAAATATAGGGTAAGTCCACTTATCGTAGAGGATATGAGAGAAATAGACGACTCGATCGTTAAGGCGACCTTATTCGATTCTCCGGAACGGATAGAAGCCATTATGAAGGATTTGCCTGAACAACTGAAAGCTTATCCTGTTCAATGTTTCCAGAGTGGACCAACTTTTATCGATATTATGCACCAAGAATCCTCGAAGGGGAACGCCCTGCATTTTATGTCTCATCATTTAGGCATATCTCCTGAGTCTGTCATGGCTATTGGAAATTACTATAATGACCTAGATATGATACGTTATGCAGGGATTGGCGTTGCCATGGGGAATGCACCCGAGGATATTAAAGAAGCGGCTAATTTCGTGACAGACACGAACAATCGTCAAGGCGTCAAGAAAGCCATCGAGCATTTCTGGCGCTAG